ctttttattcagtttcaagcttaaaattgctcaaaaattgacttggtacaaaaaactcgattttttgtcagcatgaggaagaatcgtgaaaaattttatttgacttgcaaaatttatcacgattttaattcagcatgaggaagaatcgtgaaaaattttatttgttcgaaaattgagaaaatatgaatggaaatcatcttcagaatgactttttattcagtttcaagcttaaaattgctcaaaaattgacttggtacaaaaaactcgattttctgtcagcatgaggaagaatcgtgaaaaattttatttgttcgaaaattgagaaaatatgaatggaaatcatcttcagaatgactttttattcagtttcaagcttaaaattgctcaaaaattgacttggtacaaaaaactcgattttttgtcagcatgaggaggaatcgtgaaaaattttatttgttcgaaaattgagaaaatatgaatggaaatcatcttcagaatgactttttattcagtttcaagcttaaaattgctcaaaaattgacttgattttaattcagcatgaggaagaattggaaaaattttatttgttcgaaaattgagaaaatatgaatggaaatcatcttcagaatgactttttattcagtttcaagcttaaaattgctcaaaaattgacttggtactaAAAACacgatttttgcaaaatttatcacgattttaattcagcatgaggaagaatcgtgaaaaattttatttgttcgaaaattgagaaattatgaatggaaatcatcttcagaatgactttttattcagtttcaagcttaaaattgctcaaaaattgacttggtactaaaaacacgattttttgtcagcatgaggaagaatcgtgaaaaattttaaaaatttggagttCGATAGAGCAGAAACTATGAAAACTCCGAACGTTAGTTAAAAATAGCGAAGCTTATCTttgaaaatcggaaaaattctttaattttaaattttcagcaaaatattttttttaattattcatctcagtattttcgtaaaattgctaaactaaaaatttttttaaacataaataaaatttattagattttaatatttatttaatatttatgtttgaaaattttattaatatgatcaaaatatttaaaattcttgtattaggtataaatttaaaaattaaaattaaagaaatttttcatttaaatttttaatgagaaacaaaactgaatatatttttgagttaaatattttaaattaaatactatataaataattttgtgaaacaaataaaaatattaaatataatttaattacaaatatattttaaaaattataaaatcttataatataataaattttttaataaaaaaaaatatattatgaataaataataaaaaaattatctaattttcatgattttcaaattgaaaatttttaattaaaaattaaaaaaagtaattttaattaaaattaagaaaattaaagaaattataaaaattaaaaaattattatttaaaaaaaataggtaaataaaaattataatttacaaatttaaaatgttaaggtgcgttttttttatccatttaaacaaaaaaaataattaattcaaagaaaatactcgctcattaaaaatatttttttttttgaaataacaatttttaataaaaaattcgcaagaaatattaacattttctGAACAACAAGACCACTCGCATGTACCACATTTTTCCTGATTGCAATCAAAAATAActcacataaatttattaaattagttcAATATTTCACGATAAAAACCCAACCTAcgacaacataaaaaaaacatcgtacagataaaattttttgatatatcaCATCATTTTTCAATATCCTCTCGGTTTTATCAGCAATCATTATCTAATTGTACCGGCACACACACCGCCCCATAGACAGAGGGGCGACGCCGTTCTTCCGCGCTTGTTATTTTTCCGCCaacaaacgttaaaaaataatttataactcattatttatttatttggttaTTTTTCATGCGAGCCAATAACTCACATTTCTGCGAAATTAGGTCAAATGGGACGCATTACGGCGGTTTTAGTGAATGGCGAGATGCAATTAACtgcaaaatattacaaaaaaaaataaaagcatgaTATTTCCGTTGAAAGCtatcaacaaaattaaactaatgcggtttttattaaaaattgtattttttttaaagccccACAATAAGAGGATGAGTGCAAAATAATGTAActttaattgtaaaatgttATGATTATGAGCTATCTCGTGAAATATAagggaattatttatttatgacgtTTTGTGGGGCGAGCTTTCCAAGGCATGTCTGGACCACGATATTGCTGAAATGGAccataataatgaaaatgaggcaatcagatttattttattttatgtcacGATGCGGTCTGGTCCGTATATAAATGTTACGAGCCACACTTTAATGGctcattatttataattattgtccattaaaatggagaaaattgtttatagGTACTTTGAATCTTCAACATTCCCTTCAAAAATAATCCTTTTCtctcccaaaaaaataaaaaacctcTTTGGGGAgcttgaaattcattaaaatatcaagagcaatttgtaaaataaattgcgaacgatcaaaaaatttccttataaaaaattatattattttagtgCTGCTCACaaagcaaacattttttttaaagaaaagttttttttaatgcaaaagttaaacaaatgcatttttacgtctttgtcttttttaaaGTTGTGAAATTTCGCTGTGGTGATTTCaacttattattaattttacgtgAATTCTTgcaaaaacagtaaaaaagctgaaattgaGTCATCCATCTTCGCAGGCAGACAACCAACTAGATTCCTTCGGATAACCTGAGAACGAGAACGTGACGCTCGCTATCCATTAACAGAATGTAAAAGTtggtgtgacaaaaaaaaacttttttttctgtaaaaaaatgttttactgCGATTGTTTGTTGAAAGTTCGTTGGTACTTACAAGacatttgagcaaaaaaagaaaaaaagtttaagtaaataaaaagggatttaattctaaagtgattgttttaggttttttgtccaatattttctttaaaacaaaaaaagatacCTTTACTGAcctaattcaattcaaattttcatcttagGATCTAAATGTCAAAGGTAACTTGTCTCTTGTGATGAAATggattcaaatttcattttatgtaaaacattttatatctattttttttttcttactttaataatcataaaacgCTTCGTTTCgtttgtcgttgtcgtcaGCAAAAGTCTTATTGTGAGCTTTACATATGTGTCGACTTGTGTGGCatacacaaataataaaacagtGCTACTTGCAATGATAAATTGCATAGCTTTGAAGTGCAGTTGCAAAGTTATCAGTATAAACAGAAAAACATACTCTTGAAGTTTAAATAACAGTTTCTCCTgtaatgtgaaaaattgtcggttcgcatttggaaaatttttataaaatttatagaaaacgTTTATagggttaaaaaatataaattatgcaTTGGGGCGGAATCGATAATTTTGCATGGGGGCTAAAACTCGTAATTTATGttagattttcaaaatgttcatgGATTgaagttgaataaattttgtattcatcaaataatttgttgataggcattgggataaaattttaataaaaaaaataaaaaaaaaataaaatatgcataGGGGTAAGTCagttcagaaattaaaaaagctaaaaaaaaaattaaatttttgactttaaaacttaaaaaaatattttgaaccttaacctttgaatgaatttttagaagatttaatgaaaatttagaaaaatttttaaagtatgtAAACAAAACATTGAAATTGCGCTCCTGAatactttttgaaaatattgacccaatgcacattttaaaatttttgtctaatgCGAAATCTCTGAATTTTGTCCCATTAGACATTTTAAGTTTCTGATTCAACTTAGCCcataaaacattttgttttgatgtaaaattatgaaaatttgtcccaaTCTACATTTTTAAAGACTATCCCTAtgctaattttgaaaattttatcccaatgcatattaagaaattatttgccCAATACGAatctgattaaattttgttccaatTAATATTCTGAACATCTGACTTTAAGCTCTAATTTTAAACCCCtatgtaaaatttatcgattctgacccaatgcacagattgaatttttgaccctatgaacattttgaaaaaatatttttttattacatttttagtaaatatctGACAAGAAAttctctaaatttatttttaaatcgctttaaattaattatttttgctaaattttagatttaatatGTTTTCAATTAGACTTCAGTAAATCAGAAATCCCTtagatttttcttatatttttttatacttacaaaaaaaaaatgaaagtatgAGACACAAATTCATCACAGtctattttatattgaaagaGGATCCCTTACAAAGCTTTGTTGAGTAATAGTGTTTGTTACTCAGCCAgtttatttcaaagttttatgtgagtaaaaataaagaagtatGACGACGGCAACAGCATAGCAGCAGATGCATGAAGATAGATTGCTTTTTCTTATGATCTGATATGggattattatgataataatgagaTTTCGGTGCTATATTGTttgtttcattcattttaatgaGCGGCTGAGTGAGTGTTGGTTGGGTGTAAAACTGCAAAGTAAGGCAataattcctcaaaaaatgaatggaaGTGCACTTGTGTGTGAAGAAGTTAAGCTAATAACATCTCAAACGTGTCTTTTTTTGATGGATGATGATTACTAAATAcactttcttcattttttttgcagtttccGGCGATGCGGGCATTGTCAATATCATCTGCGGAGGCATTCATTCTCGTGTATGACGTCACGGATAGCACAACTTTCGACGAAGTTCGAGCGACACGGGATCAGATTCACGAAATCAAAGGAACACAACAAGTGCCGATGGTCATAGTTGGTAATAAAATCGATTTAGTAGAAGACGACACGAATTTAAGACAggtaacggtcatttttttcgaattgtgAGCTTTTGCGCAGTTGcgcatttttcgaaaatctgcgAAAAAGCTCACATGCGCAGTTTTAATGTTCGAAAGCTTTCATTTCAAATgtcattttcgaattttaggTTGATCGTGATTTAACAGAATCCGTTGTAACGGTCGACTGGGAAAGTGGTTTCGTTGAATCCTCCGCCAAAGCCGGCACAAATGTCTCGCAAATCTTCAAAGAATTATTGACACAGGCGAAAATCACGTACAATCTGAGTCCAGCATTGCGAAGACGTCGTCAATCGTTGCCGCCGCATCAGGGACCAAATGGGCATCATGGGACCCCCACGCATACGCCGCCCGTTCCCGCAAGTCATGTTCCGTCGTTGGCCCAGCTGCAGCACTTGCAACGCATACAGGAGCAGAATATTGGCGGCAAGCGGAATTCTTGCgtaatttcttaataaatttggaAACTCAAACGTAATTCACACAGGTATTCGATGAATTTAAACACAATTATTGAGTAGATTTGCTTATTCGctgaaaaacacacacaaaataaatactgGATGGTTTCTTCtgtcgatttttaaaaataataacttgcAGACTAAACttactaattaattaacacaaataataataaaaataaattttgacaaaaataaaacctaTTAAAGCACCGAGAACTCCAATGCTCATGCCTTAGTGACAATAACTAAggaaattattataatgaacGCTAAAAATAGTCTCATtagtctaaataaaaattactacaaaaataaaaacagtgGAAGGACCAACAAGCAAGTttattaatgagaaaaatttctacGACTGAAATGTCAAgtaattgtgcaaaaaaaaataatgaaaaaaaaaatagtacgagaaaaattataaatagaagttttaagattaattttatatttataaatgaataaataataataaaactgtAGAATTGACGggttttctctctttttaaattaaaaacttttttctgcttacttttaaaacaaaaaaataataattctattatgattatattattataaaaaaaatcatgaaacaaCAATTTTCCGATGTGTACATTTTAAGAAACAATATATATAATGCTGGAAGGTAACAAAACTTTAATCAAGTAACATCAAAGATATGCTAATGGATATCATCATAAATATGTATTATAAAATGTGTGTATGTAATATTTCATGtataacaaaaatgttttatcagAAAACCAAACATATAcctatcaataataataatattaaaataattgagttgattcatattttccttgaaaatttattgagtatGTAAATTTATGCAACAATATgtccaaattttaatgaaattgctttttactatcaaaattttacttcattttatctttgaaaaattttaaataatttataaaaatttaattttaattattaaattaatttttatttgtataaaagaatttattatgtatgaaaaaaatattatataatgaGACGGGTATAAATGAAatgtttgtaaaattaaaaataaactataaaaaaataaattttagaaattatgttacattatttattattaaattatatatcaaaaacttaaaaaaaattaagttatatcataaataatattaaaaatagaatttatttgactgtttcttaaaaatacgatagatttttaacaaaatatatatatataaattgtgCTCGCGCTAAGTCTGTGACACcgtaaaataatagaaatatcaaaataaaataaaatattgcagaAATGTAAGATCTTTAGTATATAACTTAATAAAGTATAATTGTATAGAATATCGATCAAAGTTGATAATCAGGTTTAAGTCATCAAACCACTTGAATATTCAAATTCAATCAATGTGCAATGTAACTGTCttacaaagtaaaaaaaaatctacagcATGGCTTTTGATGAACTTCTGATTcgtgtttcatatttttaggcagcaaaaaaattattgaatgaatGTTCGTGAAATTTCCTAATATATACATAATATCCtacttcatttttcaaaaataaaaaaataaaatattaacaataaaatataaaaaaatataggaattattttgtgaaaatattgaaataaataataatgtataatattaatataaaaataatacaatatatttataataaaaattaattataaaatgtgaCAGCAaagaatatataataaatgatgaaataaagaatatttattattttaaactatcaaaaattgtttagaatTTCAATAAGAGAATATTAAATTGCAATTTGttcaattgtttatttatgttgtagttgtttattgaaaaagaTTGCTTTTAAACAGtagttatatttattatttattgggtGACAactacttaataaattttgatttatttttttatatttaatatttttaataatacatATGTTAATCtctattttatgtaaattaggataaattaacatttgtacaaaaaattgaataattatttttttattataatattttattttgatttataattttaatgtaaaaattgttcttctttaaattaaactaaaaataaaataaaaccagaatttaaaaaaaaaatatatttaaataaaaatttatttcattttttatttcattttaaatatttttaaatattttatttttaaaaaataaaataaaataactaaaaatttaaataaaatttatatttttgtaaatcataaaaaatatattttttaaattatattaaataagtaaaattttttaaatatattaaatgttAGGATATAAGATAACACGTTTACACAATCCGATCCTTGAtacttaatataaatatttatgtttatttccGAATTCGGTTTCAAATATTATATCTGAATGAACATCGCGTGCTCAATGCTCGTATATGAACCAAATAATCCCGATGGGGTGTAACCACTTTTGAAGTATGATTTATAAtccctttttaaatttcgacacGTCAACATGTTTACATTGAAATTTCTACGCCAACAGCAATTGAAAACCAAATACGAAcaagataataatttatagaaCAGATGATCAAAATAaccaaattaat
The sequence above is drawn from the Culicoides brevitarsis isolate CSIRO-B50_1 chromosome 1, AGI_CSIRO_Cbre_v1, whole genome shotgun sequence genome and encodes:
- the LOC134827266 gene encoding ras-related protein Rap1, whose amino-acid sequence is MKGRQLRRRFSLQPSFMKDDSIDEKHKRDKTDKHDADEPRSASHVRHKIVVLGAAKVGKTSLITQFLYNSFSPKYKRTIEEMHHGNFSVSGVNLTLDILDTSGTYEFPAMRALSISSAEAFILVYDVTDSTTFDEVRATRDQIHEIKGTQQVPMVIVGNKIDLVEDDTNLRQVDRDLTESVVTVDWESGFVESSAKAGTNVSQIFKELLTQAKITYNLSPALRRRRQSLPPHQGPNGHHGTPTHTPPVPASHVPSLAQLQHLQRIQEQNIGGKRNSCVIS